In one Amaranthus tricolor cultivar Red isolate AtriRed21 chromosome 8, ASM2621246v1, whole genome shotgun sequence genomic region, the following are encoded:
- the LOC130820369 gene encoding autophagy-related protein 101-like gives MNCEVCQLKELEVEQFEIGEVLRCILHTIMFHRALGLVRPKDVDLELFDITYVQCGEVELDKKIDENIDQFVSWVDKHPNKKTQICLSFYEIKNNKAIWFSNKVERLYWEQWFINLHVAQHHKLTSSRSNYPKVVHSEGVSEERSVHRALIEGSLREVLFQIIKFVNEKKDHIPPLPSREGISFPYEITIPSSSDTTFGMDMIKRMLQTGHPTMLS, from the exons ATGAATTGCGAAGTTTGCCAACTCAAAGAACTG GAAGTGGAGCAGTTTGAGATCGGGGAGGTTTTGAGAT GTATATTACACACTATTATGTTTCATCGGGCTCTAGGCCTTGTAAGGCCAAAAGATGTTGATTTGGAACTTTTTGACATCACATAT GTTCAATGTGGAGAGGTAGAACTAGATAAGAAGATAGATGAGAACATTGATCAATTCGTTAGTTGGGTAGATAAACACCCTAATAAGAAAACTCAG ATATGTTTGTCTTTCTACGAAATAAAGAACAACAAAGCAATTTGGTTCTCCAACAAAGTTGAACGTTTGTATTGGGAGCAATGGTTTATCAATTTACATGTTGCTCAACATCATAAACTAACCTCTAGCAGATCTAATTATCCAAAAGTTGTACATTCAG AGGGTGTATCAGAGGAAAGAAGTGTTCATAGAGCTCTAATTGAAGGGTCTCTTCGAGAAGttttatttcaaataataaaatttgtaaatgaGAAGAAGGATCACATTCCTCCTCTTCCTAGTCGTGAAGGCATCTCATTCCCCTACGAGATTACAATCCCAAG TTCGTCAGATACCACGTTTGGGATGGATATGATCAAAAGGATGCTCCAAACAGGCCATCCAACCATGCTTAGCTGA